The Lewinellaceae bacterium genome includes a region encoding these proteins:
- a CDS encoding LysM peptidoglycan-binding domain-containing protein yields the protein MSLQDKYRSVLNLGEELEVKEGSVEESDGKLKIRGLASTQYHKNLLWDEIKKVGGESPSDLMADIKVENTDYYHKHTVAKGETLGKISKQYYGKPGHYMAIFNANTDILKDPNMIHPDQELVIPFPED from the coding sequence ATGTCTTTACAGGATAAGTACAGGTCAGTATTGAACCTGGGTGAAGAACTCGAAGTAAAAGAGGGTTCCGTTGAAGAATCAGATGGCAAACTGAAAATCCGTGGTTTGGCCAGTACCCAGTATCACAAAAATTTACTTTGGGATGAAATCAAAAAAGTCGGAGGAGAGTCTCCTTCTGATTTGATGGCTGACATCAAAGTGGAAAATACGGATTATTATCACAAACACACCGTAGCAAAAGGAGAAACTCTGGGTAAAATCTCTAAGCAGTATTATGGAAAGCCTGGTCATTACATGGCTATTTTTAATGCCAATACGGATATTCTCAAAGATCCTAATATGATTCACCCGGATCAGGAACTTGTTATTCCGTTTCCGGAAGACTAA